A part of Caretta caretta isolate rCarCar2 chromosome 1, rCarCar1.hap1, whole genome shotgun sequence genomic DNA contains:
- the LOC125644296 gene encoding olfactory receptor 51G2-like, with protein sequence MPTCNETNISPARFLLAGIPGLEADGPWISIPLCSMYLTAILGNSLILFVIKTQQNLHQPMYLFLSLLSVTDLGLSLSTLPTMLSVFLFNTREIGIDVCLTQLFFIHTFSMMESSVLVAMAFDRFLAIRHPLRYASTLTSARIGNIRLAIIIRGIGLHIPAVILLKRLPYSTIQPLSYSYCLYPDVMKMACADTASRSFYGLFVILSTLGLDSVLIVLSYIMILQTLFCITSWQERLKALNTCVSHICVSLLFFTPPISLSMIHRFKKQALPQSQILLSYLHLLFPPVLNPIVYSIKTKEIRKRIMKIFQNYSAKRVQRGH encoded by the coding sequence ATGCCAACCTGCAATGAAACCAACATCAGTCCTGCAAGATTCCTCCTGGCAGGCATCCCAGGGCTGGAAGCTGATGGCCCCTGGATCTCCATCCCTTTATGTTCCATGTACCTCACTGCAATTTTAGGAAACAGTCTGATTCTGTTTGTGATCAAGACACAGCAGAATCTCCATCAGCCCATGtacttgttcctttctctgttgtCTGTCACCGACCTTGGCTTATCTCTTTCCACCTTGCCAACAATGCTCAGCGTCTTCCTGTTTAACACCAGAGAAATTGGCATTGATGTCTGTCTGACCcaacttttctttattcacaCTTTCTCCATGATGGAATCCTCTGTACTAGTTGCCATGGCATTTGACCGCTTTCTTGCAATACGCCACCCACTGAGATACGCTTCAACTTTAACCAGTGCAAGGATAGGAAACATAAGGCTGGCGATAATAATCAGGGGTATTGGTCTGCATATCCCAGCTGTCATTCTTCTCAAGAGGTTGCCGTACAGCACGATCCAACCTCTCTCTTATTCATATTGTTTGTATCCAGATGTGATGAAGATGGCCTGTGCAGACACTGCATCCAGGAGCTTCTATGGTTTGTTTGTTATCCTTTCTACTCTGGGATTAGACTCAGTGCTCATTGTCTTGTCTTACATCATGATCCTTCAGACTCTATTTTGTATCACATCCTGGCAAGAGCGTCTCAAGGCTCTGAACACCTGTGTCTCCCACATCTGCGTCAGCCTGCTTTTCTTCACCCCGCCGATCAGTTTGTCTATGATTCACAGGTTCAAGAAACAGGCTCTCCCTCAGAGTCAAATTCTTCTGTCTTAtctccacctcctcttccccccagtgCTCAATCCCATTGTATACAGCATAAAAACCAAAGAGATTCGTAAACGGATCATGAAGATCTTTCAAAACTATTCCGCTAAGAGAGTCCAAAGGGGGCACTGA